In Fibrobacter sp. UWB15, the following proteins share a genomic window:
- a CDS encoding OmpH family outer membrane protein, translating into MLKRLLIVLVLAFATVSFAEDGLRIAHVDSKLIFDGYKGTKKAQEEYDRQVAKWEQQGNLLQKELAAIKEKLDKQVLMLSDEKKRELEAEYNKKDMELKTFIDRVYGRKGELISENEKVSGPIIQLIRKAINEIALQEGYDMVVDRATGAVVFWKKENDLTQKVLDYLNNR; encoded by the coding sequence ATGCTTAAGCGTCTGCTGATTGTTTTGGTTCTCGCGTTTGCGACCGTCTCGTTTGCTGAAGACGGACTGCGCATTGCGCATGTGGATTCCAAGCTGATCTTTGACGGCTATAAGGGCACCAAGAAGGCCCAGGAAGAATATGACCGTCAAGTGGCAAAGTGGGAACAGCAGGGTAACTTGTTGCAGAAGGAACTTGCCGCCATCAAGGAAAAGCTTGACAAGCAGGTGTTGATGCTCAGCGACGAAAAGAAGCGCGAGCTCGAAGCCGAATACAACAAGAAAGATATGGAACTCAAGACCTTTATCGATCGCGTGTACGGCCGTAAGGGTGAACTGATTTCTGAAAATGAAAAGGTGAGTGGCCCGATCATTCAGCTGATCCGTAAGGCCATTAACGAAATTGCCCTGCAAGAAGGCTACGACATGGTGGTCGACCGTGCAACCGGCGCCGTGGTGTTCTGGAAAAAAGAGAACGACCTGACGCAGAAAGTGCTTGACTACCTGAACAACAGATAA
- a CDS encoding homoserine dehydrogenase produces MLRIGLIGTGTVGGGVIQILEQKIAEYKEKLGVELELACICAKSEEEVAPYKAKGYKVSTNADEMIAGNDIDVLVELAGGYNMPRKWILAALESGKHVVTANKALLAKYGHEIFPLAAKNGLHVLFEAAVGGGIPIIRSLQEGLLGSTVEHLSCIINGTCNYILSRMADEGLDFDVVLKDAQKLGFAEADPTFDIEGIDSAHKTALLASLCSGHRVDFEKIHVTGISKITAQDIAFAKELGCCVKLLGIYHRDGDRVDARVHPCFVSNENLLSNVNGVINAVYLKCDNLGETVQTGAGAGRLPTASAVVADLVSLARSVDQGKRKALPMGWFNVDNSATLVPISETSARYYLRFTSRDACGVLAKITSILAENNISIETIIQKNVKDPGKVSIVVITEKTLDCKTSKAVDAIDALPEIVEKSQVIRFLA; encoded by the coding sequence ATGTTGCGTATTGGTCTTATTGGTACTGGAACCGTCGGTGGCGGTGTTATCCAGATTCTGGAACAGAAGATTGCCGAATACAAGGAAAAGCTCGGTGTCGAACTTGAACTGGCATGCATCTGTGCCAAGTCCGAAGAAGAAGTTGCCCCGTACAAGGCAAAGGGCTACAAGGTGTCTACCAACGCCGACGAAATGATTGCCGGTAATGATATCGATGTGCTTGTGGAACTTGCCGGCGGCTACAACATGCCGCGCAAGTGGATTCTCGCTGCCCTCGAAAGCGGCAAGCACGTGGTGACTGCCAACAAGGCTCTCCTCGCCAAGTACGGTCATGAAATTTTCCCGCTTGCTGCCAAGAACGGCCTGCATGTGCTGTTCGAAGCCGCGGTTGGCGGTGGCATTCCTATTATCCGTAGCCTGCAGGAAGGCCTGCTCGGCTCTACGGTGGAACACCTGAGCTGCATCATTAACGGTACCTGTAACTACATCTTGAGCCGCATGGCCGACGAAGGTCTGGACTTTGACGTGGTGCTGAAGGATGCCCAGAAGCTCGGTTTTGCCGAAGCGGACCCGACCTTCGATATCGAAGGTATCGACTCCGCCCACAAGACGGCCCTGCTCGCAAGCCTCTGCAGCGGCCACCGCGTGGACTTCGAAAAGATTCACGTGACGGGTATTTCAAAAATTACCGCCCAGGATATCGCTTTTGCCAAGGAACTTGGCTGCTGCGTGAAGCTCCTTGGCATTTACCACCGCGATGGTGACCGCGTGGACGCCCGCGTGCATCCGTGCTTCGTTTCTAACGAAAACTTGCTCTCTAACGTGAACGGTGTCATCAATGCCGTGTACCTCAAGTGCGACAACCTGGGCGAAACGGTTCAGACTGGCGCTGGTGCAGGCCGCTTGCCGACCGCCTCTGCCGTGGTAGCCGACCTCGTTTCCCTGGCCCGCTCCGTGGACCAGGGTAAGCGTAAGGCACTCCCGATGGGCTGGTTCAACGTCGACAACTCTGCAACGCTCGTTCCTATTTCGGAAACTTCGGCCCGCTACTACCTGCGCTTCACCTCTCGTGACGCTTGCGGTGTGCTCGCCAAGATTACCAGCATTCTGGCCGAAAATAACATTTCCATTGAAACCATTATCCAGAAGAACGTGAAGGATCCGGGTAAGGTTTCTATCGTGGTGATCACCGAAAAGACTTTAGATTGCAAGACCTCGAAGGCTGTGGACGCCATTGACGCCCTGCCCGAAATCGTGGAAAAGAGCCAGGTAATTCGTTTCCTCGCCTAA
- a CDS encoding sugar transferase translates to MIRAATLERILVVLSDFVALSICFVLAFWVQFHSGWIADKFDPSKTFAEYWHMGLVLNVGWLVLFTCAGLYRSWLLMSRTHQTLRVLRAVLIGIVIIIAMLFGAEFIGKIMVNEPLNQGYLYGSRFPWIFIYGGFALFLVILFRMLIYRCLRRLLSLGFGANNILVLGATEAGKKIAEALAKTPERGQRVVGFVDERFQVMEHEFANVPVLGKYADLASLIKKYKVTGIIIAHESSSPQEIMRVLVWVCDQPVHIYLVPELYSVVHGQFKANLVYGFELQELFAFTMPLWQVRVKRVIDILFGAFLGIISFPVCVLAAIAIKLEDRGPVFYSQERIGLYGKPFTVYKFRTMRTDAEKFGAQWATKDDPRITKVGKFLRKTRIDELPQILCVLKGDMSMVGPRPERAVFIAKLREEIPFYISRLKMKPGLTGWAQVCHHYDTSTEDVKIKLQYDMYYFENMSLLLDFQILVRTVYVVLTGKGAQ, encoded by the coding sequence ATGATTCGCGCCGCTACATTGGAACGCATTCTCGTTGTCCTTTCGGACTTCGTGGCGTTGTCGATTTGTTTTGTACTCGCCTTCTGGGTGCAGTTCCACAGTGGCTGGATTGCCGATAAGTTCGATCCTAGCAAGACTTTTGCCGAATATTGGCACATGGGCCTCGTGCTCAATGTGGGCTGGCTTGTGCTGTTCACTTGTGCGGGCCTTTACCGCTCCTGGTTGCTTATGTCGAGAACGCACCAAACATTGCGTGTGCTGCGTGCGGTGCTGATTGGCATCGTGATTATTATCGCCATGCTGTTCGGTGCGGAATTTATCGGTAAGATCATGGTGAACGAACCGCTCAACCAGGGTTACCTGTACGGCTCCCGTTTCCCGTGGATTTTCATTTATGGCGGCTTTGCACTGTTCCTGGTGATTCTCTTTAGAATGCTCATTTACCGCTGCCTTCGCAGGCTCTTGAGCCTTGGCTTTGGTGCGAATAACATTCTGGTGTTGGGGGCAACCGAAGCCGGCAAGAAAATTGCCGAAGCGCTTGCAAAAACTCCTGAACGCGGACAGCGTGTTGTGGGTTTTGTCGATGAACGATTCCAGGTGATGGAACACGAGTTCGCGAATGTTCCGGTGCTCGGTAAGTATGCAGACCTTGCTTCGCTCATTAAGAAGTACAAGGTGACGGGCATTATTATCGCTCACGAAAGTTCTTCGCCGCAAGAAATCATGCGCGTGCTTGTGTGGGTGTGCGACCAGCCGGTTCACATTTACCTGGTGCCAGAACTCTACAGTGTGGTGCATGGACAGTTCAAGGCGAACTTGGTTTATGGCTTTGAACTGCAGGAACTGTTTGCGTTTACCATGCCTTTGTGGCAGGTGCGCGTGAAGCGTGTGATTGATATTCTGTTTGGCGCCTTCCTCGGAATTATTTCGTTCCCGGTGTGTGTGCTTGCCGCCATTGCGATCAAGCTTGAAGATCGTGGTCCGGTGTTCTATTCGCAGGAACGCATTGGCCTGTACGGCAAGCCCTTTACGGTCTACAAGTTCCGTACCATGCGTACTGATGCTGAAAAGTTTGGCGCCCAGTGGGCCACCAAGGACGACCCCCGCATTACCAAAGTGGGCAAGTTCTTGCGCAAGACCCGTATTGATGAACTTCCGCAGATTTTGTGTGTGCTTAAGGGCGACATGAGCATGGTGGGCCCGCGCCCGGAGCGCGCCGTGTTTATTGCCAAACTTCGTGAAGAAATTCCGTTCTATATTAGCCGCCTGAAAATGAAACCGGGGCTGACCGGTTGGGCTCAGGTGTGTCACCATTACGATACCAGCACTGAAGACGTGAAAATCAAGTTGCAGTACGACATGTATTACTTCGAAAACATGAGTCTGCTTCTTGACTTCCAGATTTTGGTGCGTACAGTTTATGTTGTTCTAACCGGTAAGGGAGCGCAGTAA
- a CDS encoding InlB B-repeat-containing protein, with translation MKFTISIFTGVLFTALSANAATITSKMPTLSDGCYQISDAAELYGFADIVNGSGEGDPQGNVCGKLTQDIVVNESVLNSEGELNSQKDFVPWAPMKDFSGKFDGNNHVIYGLYFNGNGDKSAGLFENASGFQILNLGLEDFYFAGKENVGAFVGFVNDYSENQMEITNSYAAGLVEGESGVGGFIGSATWHKGSLYISNSYNLSMVNGLHSVGGFIGSKYEDDVYIIRSYNSGDVSGKSSVGGFVGWASRGNLEIDQSYNAGKVVGQMYVGGLLGKATSFEYALFKNVYNKGAVEGGSSVGGLVGYGEAADLIGGGVVIANAYNAGHVSYDPDSSLKAGTILGYGYGDGDIRFENCFFVEQEDILVANVSDTTNKVIEDVLGVTEERLMGGVIAGYLRGWIETYRNGSYVENGADGLVWAEDPAGTQVLPHFDWSNTKHYVFFVLDEGGKIEKGHELKYYEEGVETALPDAQFVTREGFYFAGWYDNRQFLGNAVTSVSPKATGTQIFYAKWTTPPVSSSSDASSSSETPSSSSEQTTPFERMPLPQFSVSVVNRTLQVAGARAGDRYVLFDMQGNVVLRGTANSANFSIAVPVSGHYVLRIGYGTRKVTVGN, from the coding sequence ATGAAATTCACGATTTCAATTTTTACGGGAGTTCTGTTTACAGCCTTGTCTGCAAATGCGGCGACTATTACTTCAAAAATGCCAACTTTGTCGGATGGTTGTTATCAAATTTCAGATGCCGCCGAACTTTATGGATTTGCAGACATTGTGAATGGTTCAGGTGAAGGTGATCCTCAAGGGAACGTGTGCGGAAAGCTGACTCAGGATATCGTGGTGAATGAATCGGTGTTAAATTCCGAAGGCGAATTGAATTCGCAAAAGGATTTTGTCCCGTGGGCTCCGATGAAGGATTTTTCGGGAAAGTTTGATGGGAACAACCATGTTATATATGGATTGTATTTTAATGGCAACGGTGACAAAAGTGCGGGCTTATTTGAAAATGCGTCAGGCTTTCAAATATTAAACCTCGGTCTTGAAGACTTTTATTTTGCGGGAAAAGAAAATGTGGGCGCCTTTGTTGGCTTTGTAAACGATTATTCGGAAAACCAAATGGAAATAACGAATTCCTATGCCGCAGGCTTGGTTGAGGGTGAATCTGGCGTAGGAGGCTTTATTGGAAGCGCAACATGGCATAAGGGATCGCTGTATATATCGAACAGTTACAATCTGTCTATGGTAAATGGATTGCACAGTGTGGGGGGATTCATTGGGAGTAAATATGAAGACGATGTCTATATAATAAGATCCTATAATTCAGGGGATGTTTCCGGTAAGAGTTCTGTTGGTGGATTTGTTGGTTGGGCGAGTAGAGGCAATCTCGAAATTGACCAAAGCTATAATGCCGGAAAAGTTGTCGGACAGATGTATGTTGGAGGCTTATTAGGCAAAGCGACTTCTTTCGAATACGCTCTTTTCAAAAATGTCTACAACAAGGGGGCCGTAGAAGGTGGCTCGAGTGTTGGTGGGCTTGTTGGTTATGGAGAAGCCGCAGACCTTATTGGTGGTGGCGTTGTTATTGCTAATGCGTATAATGCTGGACATGTTTCCTACGATCCAGATTCTTCACTAAAAGCAGGAACTATTCTCGGGTATGGATATGGTGACGGCGATATCAGATTTGAAAATTGTTTTTTTGTGGAGCAAGAGGATATTCTTGTTGCTAATGTGTCGGATACAACTAACAAGGTAATAGAAGATGTTCTAGGTGTTACCGAAGAACGTTTAATGGGTGGAGTTATTGCTGGTTATTTACGAGGCTGGATTGAAACTTACCGTAACGGTTCTTATGTGGAAAATGGCGCCGATGGTCTCGTATGGGCCGAAGACCCTGCTGGCACGCAGGTGCTCCCGCATTTTGATTGGAGTAACACGAAACACTATGTATTTTTCGTTTTAGATGAAGGCGGCAAAATCGAAAAAGGTCATGAGCTGAAGTATTATGAAGAAGGAGTGGAGACAGCGCTTCCTGATGCACAATTCGTGACTCGCGAAGGTTTCTATTTTGCGGGTTGGTATGATAACAGGCAATTTTTGGGGAATGCTGTCACTTCGGTGAGCCCCAAAGCGACTGGTACACAGATCTTTTATGCCAAGTGGACTACACCCCCGGTTTCTAGTTCTTCTGATGCGTCAAGTTCCTCTGAAACACCGAGCTCGAGTAGCGAACAGACTACGCCCTTTGAGCGAATGCCGTTGCCGCAGTTTAGTGTGAGCGTTGTAAATCGCACCTTGCAGGTGGCGGGAGCCCGTGCGGGCGACAGGTATGTATTGTTCGACATGCAGGGCAATGTAGTGCTCCGTGGAACCGCAAATAGTGCGAATTTCAGCATCGCGGTGCCTGTTTCGGGCCATTATGTGCTTCGAATCGGTTACGGAACCCGCAAGGTGACTGTGGGAAACTAG
- the nadC gene encoding carboxylating nicotinate-nucleotide diphosphorylase, protein MYGDNSTPIFPTEDALTMIRLALAEDVRTGDVTSEWTIPADQKQHARLIAKEDGVLAGLPVIELVFQELKANVKVTLHKKDGDVVKKGDLIAEMDGTTHELLTGERTLLNFIQQLSGVATVAHTFQEALKAGKTKVLDTRKTVPGFRTLQKYAVRVGGGSNHRMGLFDMVLVKDNHIAAAGGVLQALEVVKKNNKQGLMVEMEVENFDQLRALLNKGVDVIMLDNMSNEMMAEALKIIKESGDKCLVEGSGNMTLERAKEIATLGLDYISVGALTHSVKALDISMRI, encoded by the coding sequence ATGTACGGCGACAATTCCACCCCGATTTTTCCTACCGAAGACGCTTTGACCATGATTCGCTTGGCGCTTGCTGAAGACGTGCGCACGGGTGACGTGACCAGTGAATGGACGATTCCTGCCGACCAGAAGCAGCATGCCCGCCTGATTGCAAAAGAAGATGGCGTGCTCGCGGGTCTCCCGGTGATTGAGCTCGTGTTCCAGGAACTCAAGGCGAACGTGAAGGTAACGCTCCACAAGAAAGACGGCGATGTCGTGAAAAAGGGTGATTTGATTGCCGAAATGGACGGCACGACGCACGAACTCCTGACGGGCGAACGCACGCTTTTGAATTTTATTCAGCAACTTTCCGGCGTGGCAACCGTTGCGCATACCTTCCAGGAAGCCTTGAAGGCGGGGAAGACCAAGGTTCTCGATACGCGCAAGACGGTTCCCGGTTTCCGCACTTTGCAGAAGTATGCCGTTCGCGTGGGTGGCGGTTCCAACCACCGCATGGGTCTCTTTGACATGGTGCTGGTGAAGGACAATCACATCGCTGCAGCAGGTGGCGTGCTCCAGGCGCTCGAGGTCGTGAAGAAGAACAACAAGCAGGGCCTGATGGTGGAAATGGAAGTCGAAAACTTCGACCAGCTGCGAGCGCTCCTGAACAAGGGAGTCGACGTCATCATGCTTGACAACATGAGTAACGAGATGATGGCGGAAGCACTCAAGATTATCAAGGAAAGCGGCGACAAGTGCCTGGTGGAAGGCTCCGGCAACATGACGCTTGAACGCGCGAAGGAAATCGCGACACTCGGCCTTGATTATATCTCGGTGGGTGCTCTTACACATAGTGTAAAGGCCCTTGATATTTCCATGAGAATATAA
- a CDS encoding sugar transferase, producing the protein MEQESVNPAIGSILDEQKLKNIVYPAKLFRTRLNEEFMRANRTRKPFLYIKMYSHQYDFFGWGSPNKTVENTWRISILTMFSHLRFIDVLGYLSDGSGLGIILLNSDLSVLESIRKEILHKLNDAGLIQTLRINPKRPIFEAYLYTGYQEKDNLELADKIKDFNSANGRFFSLSRLNLDHIWEHPHTIRYRHMVKRIVDVTCTSIAIVLCSPLLLFCAAAVKISDPKGPIIFKQTRVGKNGKLFTMYKFRSMYVDAEERKKELMAQNETGGKTFKMKNDPRIYPFGHVLRKFSLDELPQFFNIIKGDMSIVGPRPPIPSEVAEYEPWHRMRLSVTPGLTCIWQVSGRSNISFEGQMRLDNDYIKRNGKLSDDVSLILKTFKVVFKGEGAY; encoded by the coding sequence ATGGAACAGGAATCCGTCAATCCGGCAATCGGCTCAATTCTCGACGAACAAAAGCTCAAGAACATTGTCTACCCGGCAAAGCTCTTTAGAACGCGTTTGAACGAAGAATTTATGCGTGCGAACCGCACCCGCAAGCCGTTCCTGTATATCAAGATGTATTCGCACCAGTACGACTTCTTCGGTTGGGGCAGCCCTAACAAGACGGTCGAAAACACCTGGCGAATCAGCATTTTGACCATGTTTTCGCACCTGCGCTTTATCGACGTGCTAGGCTACCTTTCTGACGGTAGCGGTCTCGGCATCATCTTGCTGAATTCCGACCTCTCGGTGCTGGAATCGATCCGCAAGGAGATTCTGCACAAGCTGAACGACGCAGGCCTTATCCAGACGCTTCGCATCAACCCGAAGCGCCCGATTTTTGAAGCCTACCTCTACACAGGCTACCAGGAAAAGGACAACCTGGAACTGGCAGACAAAATCAAGGACTTCAACAGCGCAAACGGCCGATTCTTCTCGCTTAGCCGCCTGAACCTCGACCACATCTGGGAGCACCCGCACACCATTCGCTACCGCCACATGGTCAAGCGCATTGTCGACGTGACCTGCACCAGCATCGCGATTGTACTTTGTTCCCCGCTACTGCTTTTCTGTGCCGCCGCAGTCAAGATCAGCGACCCGAAGGGTCCTATCATCTTCAAGCAGACCCGCGTAGGCAAGAACGGCAAGCTATTCACCATGTACAAGTTCCGCAGCATGTACGTGGACGCCGAAGAACGCAAAAAGGAACTCATGGCCCAGAACGAAACGGGCGGCAAGACGTTCAAGATGAAGAACGACCCGCGTATCTATCCGTTCGGTCATGTGCTCCGCAAGTTCAGCCTCGATGAACTCCCGCAGTTTTTCAATATCATCAAGGGCGACATGTCCATTGTGGGGCCGCGTCCGCCGATTCCGTCCGAAGTGGCGGAATACGAACCGTGGCACCGCATGCGTCTGTCCGTGACACCGGGACTCACCTGCATCTGGCAAGTCAGCGGCCGCAGCAACATCAGCTTCGAAGGCCAGATGCGCCTCGACAACGACTACATCAAGCGCAACGGCAAGCTCAGCGACGACGTCTCGCTTATCCTCAAGACCTTCAAGGTTGTATTCAAGGGCGAAGGTGCGTACTAG
- a CDS encoding NADP-dependent malic enzyme, translated as MSKDLKEKALEYHSMGKPGKIEIVPTKPHSTQTDLGLAYTPGVAVPCLEIEKDNNLAYEYTGKGNLVAVISNGTAVLGLGDIGALAGKPVMEGKALLFKIYAGIDVFDIEINEKDPKKFIEIVKGIAPTFGGINLEDIKAPECFEIEDTLKAELDIPVMHDDQHGTAIISSAGLLNAIEVAGKSIRNVKMVVNGAGAAACACTRLYLSLGLKKENLVMCDSKGVIRKDRKGLTEAKAFFATDRTDIETLEDAMKGADVFVGLSKGNILTREMVRSMADQPIVFALANPNPEISYEEAMASRGDLIFATGRSDYPNQVNNVIGFPYIFRGALDVRATCINEHMKHAAVRAIAALAHKPVPDVVNIAYNAQRFTFGKEYLIPKPLDPRLLTDVSIAVAKAAIESGVARKPITDWDAYYDRLRDMMGYDNKLIRQFSDTARSNPKRVVFAESNLNMLKAAVQAKVEGVAHPILLGNPERIQIIAQREQLDLTGIKIVNPRSPEEFERRRKYAEIYAEENGRNGVTLDEARDDMFEPNHFGMMMVKVGDADALISGGYSKYSETIELAKEIIGIREEYKHFGAMHILSTRKGTFFLADTLVNRDPDAETLVDIVKLTHDAVRFFAHEPVMAMLSYANFGSDKGAPRGTSNTAREAVRMIHEQFPDYMIDGEMQVNVALDKDLRDTKYPFNKIKGQTVNTLIFPCLSSANTTCKMLLEMGVGESIGPVQMGLNKPVHFTDTDASVHDIFNLTVAAVIDAIVQEKKDEEKSRKKYDKMW; from the coding sequence ATGAGCAAGGACTTAAAGGAAAAAGCTCTCGAATACCATTCCATGGGCAAGCCCGGCAAGATTGAAATCGTGCCGACCAAGCCGCATAGCACGCAGACCGACCTGGGTCTTGCGTACACTCCGGGTGTAGCTGTTCCTTGCTTGGAAATTGAAAAGGATAACAACCTCGCTTACGAATATACGGGCAAGGGTAACTTGGTTGCCGTGATCAGTAACGGTACGGCTGTGCTTGGCCTCGGCGATATTGGTGCGCTCGCCGGTAAGCCGGTGATGGAAGGCAAGGCTCTCCTCTTCAAGATTTATGCCGGTATCGATGTGTTCGACATCGAAATCAACGAAAAGGACCCGAAGAAGTTTATCGAAATCGTGAAGGGGATTGCCCCGACGTTCGGCGGTATCAACCTCGAAGACATCAAGGCTCCGGAATGCTTCGAAATCGAAGACACCCTGAAGGCCGAACTCGATATTCCCGTGATGCACGACGACCAGCATGGTACGGCTATTATTTCTTCTGCAGGCCTTTTGAACGCTATTGAAGTCGCAGGCAAGAGCATTCGCAACGTGAAGATGGTGGTGAACGGTGCGGGTGCAGCCGCCTGCGCCTGCACGCGACTCTACTTGTCGCTCGGTCTCAAGAAAGAGAACCTGGTGATGTGCGACAGTAAGGGCGTCATCCGCAAGGACCGCAAGGGCTTAACCGAAGCGAAGGCTTTCTTTGCGACCGACCGCACCGATATCGAAACGCTCGAAGATGCCATGAAGGGTGCCGACGTGTTCGTGGGACTCTCCAAGGGTAACATCCTTACTCGCGAAATGGTCCGCAGCATGGCCGACCAGCCGATCGTTTTCGCTCTCGCCAACCCGAACCCTGAAATCAGCTACGAAGAAGCCATGGCAAGCCGTGGCGACCTGATTTTTGCGACGGGTCGCAGCGACTATCCTAATCAGGTGAACAACGTGATCGGTTTCCCCTACATTTTCCGCGGGGCCCTCGACGTTCGCGCTACCTGCATCAACGAACACATGAAGCACGCTGCCGTGCGCGCTATTGCAGCCCTTGCACATAAGCCGGTTCCGGATGTGGTGAACATCGCCTACAACGCCCAGCGCTTTACCTTCGGTAAGGAATACTTGATTCCGAAGCCCTTGGATCCGCGCCTGTTGACCGACGTTTCTATCGCCGTGGCGAAGGCCGCTATCGAAAGTGGCGTGGCCCGCAAGCCGATTACCGATTGGGACGCTTATTATGACCGTCTGCGTGACATGATGGGTTACGACAACAAGCTCATCCGTCAGTTTAGCGATACCGCCCGCAGCAACCCCAAGCGCGTTGTGTTTGCCGAAAGCAACCTCAACATGCTCAAGGCCGCCGTGCAGGCGAAGGTTGAAGGCGTTGCACACCCGATTCTGCTTGGCAACCCCGAACGTATCCAGATTATTGCCCAGCGCGAGCAGCTGGACCTCACGGGCATCAAGATTGTGAACCCGCGTTCTCCGGAAGAATTTGAACGCCGCCGCAAGTACGCCGAAATCTACGCCGAAGAAAACGGCCGTAACGGCGTGACGCTCGACGAAGCCCGCGACGACATGTTTGAACCGAACCACTTCGGCATGATGATGGTGAAGGTCGGCGATGCCGACGCCCTGATTTCTGGTGGCTATTCCAAGTACAGCGAAACGATTGAACTTGCCAAGGAAATCATCGGTATCCGCGAAGAATACAAGCACTTCGGCGCTATGCATATTTTGAGCACCCGCAAGGGAACGTTCTTCTTGGCCGATACGCTGGTGAACCGCGACCCCGATGCAGAAACCCTCGTGGATATCGTGAAGCTTACTCACGACGCCGTGCGCTTCTTCGCTCACGAACCGGTGATGGCGATGCTCAGCTACGCAAACTTCGGTAGCGATAAGGGCGCTCCGCGTGGAACGTCTAACACCGCCCGCGAAGCCGTGCGCATGATTCACGAACAGTTCCCGGATTACATGATCGACGGCGAAATGCAGGTGAACGTGGCGCTCGACAAGGACCTGCGCGACACCAAGTACCCCTTCAACAAGATCAAGGGCCAGACGGTCAATACGCTGATCTTCCCGTGCCTCTCTTCAGCAAATACCACTTGCAAGATGCTCCTCGAAATGGGTGTGGGCGAATCCATCGGTCCTGTGCAGATGGGCTTGAACAAGCCGGTCCACTTTACCGACACCGACGCCTCGGTGCACGATATCTTCAACCTGACGGTGGCTGCCGTGATTGACGCTATCGTTCAGGAAAAGAAGGACGAAGAAAAGAGCCGCAAAAAGTACGACAAGATGTGGTAG